ATGAGTTTACGTGGCAGAAAGGGCTGTACGCGTTGCTGATTTTCACGGGGGTGTACCTGGTAAGCCGAACGCGGCAGAAAGCGGCGGCAGCAGTAGAATAGTTGCTGTTTTAACTGTAGCTGCGTAGCGCCAGACGCTCGCAGGAGCTGCGCACGCTGCGAGCGTCTTACCCGTTTAGCAATGGTGCCTGCCCTAAAGACCTCACGGTGTCCGAAGGTCCCGCGAGCGTCTGCCGGATCAGCTGCTCTAACCTTCATCCTGTGAATCATTTGAAATCCAGCAAATCCTGATTCAGACAAACAAAAAAAGTCCTGCCGGTTTAGCACCGGCAGGACTTCTTATTTATACTTAGGGTAGGGCTAGGCGTTTGACTTGGCAAAACGATTGCGGTTCTCGCTGCGTGGCGCACCGCTTCGGTTGTCCTGGCTGCTGCCGCCTCCGTTACGTGGGCCACCAGCTGGTCTGCTGCTGCCTCCGCCACTGGAAGGACGTCTTCCGCCGCCGCCTCTTTTCTGCTGCTTCTGCTGCTTTATCGTGCTGGCTGCTTCGGCAAAATCCTTCGCTGTTAGCGGGAACGGATGGTTGTCGATAACCGGAACAGACTTAGAGATCAGCTTTTGAATGCTGGCCAAGTATGGCGTCTCCTCTGCATCGCAGAAAGAAAGCGCAACACCACTGGCACCGGCTCTACCCGTACGACCAATGCGGTGCACGTAGGTTTCCGGCTCGTTCGGCAACTCAAAGTTAATCACGTGCGATAGTTCATCCACGTCAATTCCGCGTGCGGCAATATCCGTGGCAACCAATACACGTGTCTGGCTTTTCTTGAAGTTATCCAAGGCACGCACACGCGCATTCTGCGACTTGTTACCGTGAATAGCCTCTGCCTGCACACCTGCTTTGCTGATATCGCGGGCTACTCTGTCGGCGCCATGCTTGGTGCGGGTAAATACCAGCGCACGGTCAATAGAGCCGTCTTTCAGCAAGTGAAGCAACAGGTTTTTCTTGTCGTTCTTCTTCACGTAGTACACCGCCTGCTTGATGGTGTTCACCGTAGACGAAATCGGCGTTACCTCCACCTGCGAAGGATTCACCAGGATAGTGTTCGCCAACTTGATGATTTCCGGGGCCATGGTAGCCGAGAAGAACAGCGACTGCTTTTTCTCTGGCAACACCTTCAGCACTTTGCGTACATCGTTCACAAAACCCATGTCCAGCATGCGGTCCGCCTCATCCAGCACAAACATTTCAATGCTGTTCAGGTGCACGTACTTCTGCGCCATCAGGTCGAGCAAACGTCCTGGTGTAGCCACCAGAATATCGATGCCTGCCTTCAGTGCCGTTGTTTGCGGGTGCTGCGATACGCCTCCGAAAACAACAGTGCTTTTCAGGCCTGTGTGCTTTCCGTAAGAAGTAAGGCTCTCGCCAATCTGCAAGGCCAGCTCACGCGTCGGCGTCAGGATCAGGGCTTTTATCTTGCGGGGGCCTCTCTGGTCGCTGTTCTGCTGCTGCTCGTGCAGCAATTGCAGAATCGGAATAGAAAAAGCCGCCGTTTTGCCTGTACCCGTCTGAGCACAACCTAACAGGTCTTTCTTCTGAAGTATAAGCGGAATGGACTTTTGCTGGATTGGTGTTGGGTTGGTGTATCCTTCTGTTTTAAGAGCTTTTAGGATTGGCTCAATCAAATTAAGATCTTCGAATGTCATTCAATGGTTTTTCAAATAAAAACCGCGCAACACCTTGTGCGTTGCTTCTGCGGTAAGGTGGCCGGAATCTGATATGTTGATGTCTTTAGTGGAGAATCCTACCGACATCCTGGGCCATTCCCGACCTGTATTATTGCTATCAACCTAAATAAGGCAAGTATAGTTCTTTAGTGTTGATAAGAATGCAAGTTGCAAAGATAGCGTTATTCTATGTTGCATCCTAACCGGTCGAATTTAAGCCTTAGCCTACCCGGAGCGAGCTCATGGAAATAGCGCCCAGCTGCAATTTGTCGTTGTAAAACTGCACCGGCTCCTGCTCCTGGCGCAAGCCCAGAGTATACAGCAGCGGGAGGTAATGCTCCGGCGTTGGAATGGCCATGGAGGCCGATTTGGCCAACTGCTCATATTTGATGAGCGGCTCCGCATCACCTGTTATAATCTGCTGCTTTACCCGGTTGTTCACCTCCTCGGCCCAATCGAAAGCCACGTCCGGGTTCTGCCAGTTGAGCAGGCGCAGGTTGTGCACTATGTTGCCGCTGCCTACCACCAGCACCCCTTTCTGCCGCAGCTTGCCCAGCTCCTGTGCCAGCTCATAATGCCACTGGGGCGGTTTGGTATAGTCGAGGCTAAGTTGCAGCACCGGCACATCGGCGGCAGGGTAAATGTGCTTCAGGATGCTCCAGGTGCCGTGGTCCAGTCCCCACTCGTGGTCGAGGTGCAGTTCGGCTTTCTTTACCAGCTGCCGCACCTCGGCGGCAAACGCAGGACTGCCCGGGGCATTGTACTGCACGTCAAAAAGCGCCTGCGGAAAGCCGTAGAAGTCGTGAATGGTGCGCGGCTGCTCCATGGCGGTTACAGCAGTCCCTTTCGTTTGCCAATGTGCCGACACTACAAGTATAGCCTTCGGTTTCGGAACACCGTCTGCCATACTTGCCCACCCACGGGTAAACTCGTTTTCCTCCACCGCATTCATCGGGCTGCCGTGGCCTACAAAGAGCACAGGCATGCGGTACTCCTGCTTGGGTAGCTGGTTTAGGCTTTTTAACAAATCCATATTTATACTTGCGCCACTTTTTCTTCCTGCACAATATGCTGCACTATTTTCACGGCGTGCTCCCGTGAGTTCTCAATAAACCACACATGCGTGTCCATCCCGCCGCAAATTACGCCGGCCAAATACACGTTGGGTAGGTTTGTCTCCATCGTTTCGGGGTGGTACTGCGGGTGCCGCTTATCGTCTTCTGTAAGCTTGATGCCTATTCTCTCCAGAAAACTGAAGTCGGGCTGGTAACCGGTCATGGCAATAAC
Above is a window of Pontibacter akesuensis DNA encoding:
- a CDS encoding DEAD/DEAH box helicase; this encodes MTFEDLNLIEPILKALKTEGYTNPTPIQQKSIPLILQKKDLLGCAQTGTGKTAAFSIPILQLLHEQQQNSDQRGPRKIKALILTPTRELALQIGESLTSYGKHTGLKSTVVFGGVSQHPQTTALKAGIDILVATPGRLLDLMAQKYVHLNSIEMFVLDEADRMLDMGFVNDVRKVLKVLPEKKQSLFFSATMAPEIIKLANTILVNPSQVEVTPISSTVNTIKQAVYYVKKNDKKNLLLHLLKDGSIDRALVFTRTKHGADRVARDISKAGVQAEAIHGNKSQNARVRALDNFKKSQTRVLVATDIAARGIDVDELSHVINFELPNEPETYVHRIGRTGRAGASGVALSFCDAEETPYLASIQKLISKSVPVIDNHPFPLTAKDFAEAASTIKQQKQQKRGGGGRRPSSGGGSSRPAGGPRNGGGSSQDNRSGAPRSENRNRFAKSNA
- the ygiD gene encoding 4,5-DOPA-extradiol-dioxygenase yields the protein MDLLKSLNQLPKQEYRMPVLFVGHGSPMNAVEENEFTRGWASMADGVPKPKAILVVSAHWQTKGTAVTAMEQPRTIHDFYGFPQALFDVQYNAPGSPAFAAEVRQLVKKAELHLDHEWGLDHGTWSILKHIYPAADVPVLQLSLDYTKPPQWHYELAQELGKLRQKGVLVVGSGNIVHNLRLLNWQNPDVAFDWAEEVNNRVKQQIITGDAEPLIKYEQLAKSASMAIPTPEHYLPLLYTLGLRQEQEPVQFYNDKLQLGAISMSSLRVG